In Citrus sinensis cultivar Valencia sweet orange chromosome 2, DVS_A1.0, whole genome shotgun sequence, a single genomic region encodes these proteins:
- the LOC102620607 gene encoding sister chromatid cohesion 1 protein 2 gives MFYSRSLLSRKGPLGAIWVAAYCFKRLKKAQVFETNIPSSVDEILEEELDVMTYRVLAYLLLGLVRIYSKKVEYLFDDCNDAVVKINNFLVSEKSMKNLGNLCAPYCSITLPESFELDAFDLEILEDMSGENAVPLEQITLKDGASAAAGKDHYSLSKYCCKEYAAWDDSFSGDYSPADDIFSSHLMEIGMVVSATYSNLNANMENLQSNNDGGVTEPIEPVGEKHQTNEDMKAAETAQSEKRLEKLQDNSFHGVEEESLDPIKLCGKDHRSDGEQTMVPDIAQLEKETCQATSKDINKNITMLQASTEKLCEHEVPQVCSGVEMCYGSKEELPKQVELSGEEHHSNTEQMKVMEISSRNNECQVMKREDPLSVTVDATPQSKFLDASGATTPEFMVVQTPATKECARISRKRKCCFDDVTVFPNDVMRQCIQDASDLVSKRRKVPRTVLAAWKASRISNLSQGFLLPLLPCISLELRAFLCQERLKIPETAKSVELLEPELPTVHKSLEKMAITSGTPIGRSSQNMGIAPNTRTGISLEKTAVAPGTPTGRSSEKMVVAPETPTGGSSEKMVVAPETPTDGSSEKMVVAPETPTCRSPEKRAFAPDTPTGRSSEKMAVAPATPTGRSSETMAIAPDTLTVKSSELIAMTIESPIFLSVPSRSFETPENAHSIAVETLADSYATPEKDLASSKDEDFDLIFMNEESNFGEVDRQESYGFSARTRMVAKYLHRRFSCHKERREDEAIKLLPLLEGRTVKETARIFYEILVLQTKGIVNVKQDDAYGDILVVKAPWWDQSCGAL, from the exons ATGTTCTACTCAAGGTCTCTTCTCTCAAGAAAAGGCCCTTTGGGCGCCATATGGGTTGCTGCTTACTGCTTCAAAAGGCTTAAAAAAGCTCAAGTTTTTGAGACCAACATTCCCTCTTCTGTTG ATGAGATTTTGGAAGAAGAATTGGATGTCATGACATACCGAGTTCTGGCCTACCTTCTTCTTGGTTTGGTCAGGATATACTCGAAAAAAGTTGAATATCTGTTTGATGACTGCAATGATGCGGTGGTTAAGATTAACAACTTTCTGGTTAGTGAGAAAAGTATGAAAAATTTGGGAAATCTGTGTGCGCCATATTGCTCAATTACGCTGCCAGAAAGCTTTGAACTTGATGCTTTTGATCTGGAGATTCTTGAGGATATGAGTGG TGAGAATGCCGTGCCTCTTGAACAAATCACACTTAAAG ATGGGGCTTCAGCTGCTGCGGGAAAAGATCATTATTCTCTATCAAAG TATTGTTGCAAGGAATATGCTGCTTGGGATGATAGCTTTTCTGGTGATTATTCTCCAGCCGATGA CATTTTCTCATCTCACTTAATGGAGATTGGAATGGTTGTGAGTGCAACATATAGCAACTTAAATGCAAACATGGAGAATCTTCAAAGCAATAATGATGGAGGAGTGACTGAACCCATTGAACCTGTTGGTGAAAAACATCAGACCAATGAAGACATGAAGGCTGCAGAAACAGCACAATCAGAGAAGCGTTTGGAGAAGCTTCAGGATAACAGTTTTCATGGGGTTGAAGAAGAATCTCTGGACCCTATTAAATTATGTGGGAAGGACCATCGCTCTGATGGAGAGCAGACAATGGTTCCTGATATAGCACAGTTGGAAAAAGAAACATGCCAAGCTACAAGCaaagacattaataaaaatataactatGCTACAAGCAAGCACAGAGAAGCTTTGTGAGCATGAAGTCCCTCAAGTATGCTCTGGTGTTGAAATGTGTTATGGGTCCAAAGAGGAGCTTCCAAAACAGGTTGAACTGTCTGGGGAAGAGCATCATTCTAATACAGAGCAGATGAAGGTCATGGAAATATCATCACGAAATAATGAATGTCAGGTTATGAAAAGAGAGGATCCATTGTCTGTTACAGTTGATGCAACTCCTCAATCCAAGTTCTTAGATGCATCAG GGGCCACTACACCTGAGTTCATGGTTGTCCAGACCCCAGCCACCAAAGAGTGTGCTCGGATttcaaggaaaagaaaatgttgcTTTGATGATGTGACAGTGTTTCCTAATGA TGTAATGAGACAATGCATACAAGATGCAAGTGATTTGGTGTCCAAACGAAGAAAAGTTCCCCGTACTGTTCTTGCTGCTTGGAAAGCCTCTCGAATATCCAATCTTTCACAGGGTTTCTTGTTGCCTTTGCTTCCTT GTATTTCATTGGAGCTTAGAGCCTTCTTGTGCCAAGAGAGATTAAAGATTCCGGAAACTGCTAAATCCGTGGAACTTCTGGAACCAGAATTGCCTACTGTTCATAAATCATTGGAGAAAATGGCTATTACTTCAGGGACACCTATTGGTAGATCATCACAGAACATGGGCATTGCTCCTAATACTCGAACTGGTATATCTTTGGAGAAAACGGCAGTTGCTCCTGGTACACCCACTGGTAGATCATCTGAGAAAATGGTTGTTGCCCCAGAAACGCCCACTGGTGGATCTTCAGAGAAAATGGTTGTTGCCCCAGAAACACCCACTGATGGATCTTCAGAGAAAATGGTTGTTGCCCCTGAAACACCCACTTGTAGATCTCCAGAGAAAAGGGCTTTTGCTCCTGATACACCCACTGGTAGATCTTCAGAGAAAATGGCTGTTGCTCCTGCTACACCCACTGGTAGATCTTCAGAGACAATGGCTATTGCTCCGGACACACTCACTGTTAAATCTTCAGAGCTGATTGCTATGACCATAGAATCTCCCATTTTCCTCTCAGTGCCATCAAGATCATTTGAGACTCCTGAAAATGCTCACTCAATTGCTGTAGAAACACTTGCTGATTCATATGCGACTCCTGAGAAAGATCTAGCTTCAAGCAAGGATGAAGATTTTGATCTCATTTTCATGAATGag GAGTCAAATTTTGGTGAAGTAGATAGGCAGGAATCAT ATGGATTTTCTGCAAGAACCAG AATGGTGGCAAAGTACTTGCATAGAAGGTTCTCATGTCACAAGGAAAGAAGAGAGGATGAAGCAATAAAATTGTTGCCGCTTTTGGAAGGAAGAACTGTGAAAGAAACTGCAAGGatcttttatgaaatattg GTGTTGCAAACAAAAGGGATAGTGAATGTGAAGCAAGATGATGCCTATGGTGACATACTTGTCGTGAAAGCTCCTTGGTGGGACCAAAGCTGTGGAGCTCTTTAA
- the LOC127900282 gene encoding uncharacterized protein LOC127900282 yields MSKALWDQFEPAFINAAKAYSHEEFKRQLEGLWMIHSGAADYLENNVGTCNWARSQFEGRRYSILTTNIAESVNAFMREPRKFPVTHLVDHFRKTLQQWFYDRKIVAESMTTRLTTWADEIVTERRTIAERMIVRPVSPHRFQVIGGGLKEGLVDLQKRTYFCRVFQLDQLVCAHAIAACLTHWVDFINLCSNFYTTESLAMAYAQPVEPVGDVAD; encoded by the coding sequence ATGTCCAAAGCTCTTTGGGATCAATTTGAGCCTGCCTTTATTAATGCAGCAAAAGCATATAGCCACGAGGAATTTAAGAGACAACTTGAAGGGTTGTGGATGATCCACTCGGGTGCGGCTGATTACCTAGAAAATAATGTCGGTACGTGTAATTGGGCAAGGTCGCAGTTTGAAGGTAGGAGGTACAGCATTCTTACCACGAACATCGCGGAGAGTGTTAATGCTTTCATGAGGGAACCTCGAAAATTTCCTGTGactcatcttgttgatcacttTAGGAAAACATTGCagcaatggttttatgataggAAAATTGTAGCTGAATCAATGACTACTCGGCTAACAACATGGGCGGATGAAATAGTCACTGAGAGGAGAACTATAGCTGAAAGAATGATAGTTCGGCCGGTGTCTCCGCATCGCTTTCAAGTTATAGGCGGTGGGCTTAAGGAAGGGTTGGTCGACTTGCAAAAGAGAACTTACTTCTGCAGAGTGTTCCAGCTTGATCAGCTTGTGTGTGCTCATGCAATTGCGGCCTGTCTAACACACTGGGTGGATTTTATTAACCTTTGCTCGAACTTTTACACTACAGAATCGTTGGCGATGGCTTATGCACAACCAGTAGAGCCAGTTGGTGATGTGGCTGATTAG